In the genome of Manis javanica isolate MJ-LG chromosome 17, MJ_LKY, whole genome shotgun sequence, one region contains:
- the ZNF319 gene encoding zinc finger protein 319 — MSESWQQPPQTQQPQQPPPPQPQHHAEPPPALAEHTLPPGTAENPLGCAVYGILLQPDPGLQPPQHASLQAAGEPGPKCGVCGHDLAHLSSPHEHQCLAGHDRSFQCTQCLKIFHQATDLLEHQCVQAEQKPFVCGVCKMGFSLLTSLAQHHSAHSGTGGLVKCSICEKTYKPTEAAEPAATAATSLPPAPPPPAVAPAEQADKPYSCPICQKPFKHLSELSRHERIHTGEKPYKCTLCDKSFSQSSHLVHHKRTHSSERPYKCAVCEKTFKHRSHLVRHMYAHSGEHHLFRCNVCELHFKESSELLQHPCTPSGERPFRCGECQKAFKRPSDLRQHERTHSAERPFKCDLCPMGFKQQYALMRHRRTHKSEEPFKCGLCEKGFGQPSHLLYHQHVHTLETLFKCPVCQKGFDQSAELLRHKCLPGAAERPFKCPVCSKAYKRASALQKHQLAHCSAAEKPLRCTLCERRFFSSSEFVQHRCDPAREKPLKCPDCEKRFKYASDLQRHRRVHTGEKPYKCPNCDKAFKQREHLNKHQGVHAREQQFKCVWCGERFLDVGLLQEHSAQHSAAAAAAEGAYQVAACLP; from the coding sequence ATGTCGGAAAGCTGGCAGCAGCCGCCACAGACGCAGCAGCCACAGCAGCCACCACCGCCACAGCCCCAGCACCACGCAGAACCGCCCCCGGCCCTGGCCGAGCACACGCTGCCCCCAGGCACGGCTGAGAACCCCCTGGGCTGTGCCGTCTATGGCATCCTCCTGCAGCCCGACCCGGGACTACAGCCCCCACAGCATGCGTCCCTGCAGGCAGCAGGTGAGCCGGGCCCCAAGTGTGGTGTGTGCGGCCATGACCTGGCGCACTTGTCCAGCCCGCATGAGCACCAGTGCCTGGCAGGCCATGACCGCTCGTTCCAGTGCACACAGTGTCTCAAGATCTTCCACCAAGCTACTGACCTGCTGGAGCACCAGTGCGTGCAGGCCGAACAGAAGCCCTTTGTTTGTGGCGTCTGCAAGATGGGCTTCTCGCTGCTCACCTCGCTGGCACAGCACCACAGCGCACACAGTGGCACTGGTGGCCTAGTGAAATGTTCCATCTGTGAGAAGACCTACAAGCCCACTGAGGCGGCTGAACCCGCAGCCACTGCTGCCACCTCgctgcccccagcacccccaccaccTGCTGTTGCCCCTGCTGAACAAGCCGACAAGCCCTACAGCTGCCCCATCTGCCAGAAGCCCTTCAAGCACCTGTCGGAGCTCTCACGACATGAACGGATCCACACAGGTGAGAAGCCCTACAAGTGCACTCTGTGTGACAAGAGCTTCAGCCAGTCATCCCACCTGGTGCACCACAAGCGTACGCACAGCTCGGAGCGGCCCTACAAGTGTGCTGTCTGCGAGAAGACCTTCAAGCACCGCTCCCACCTGGTGCGCCACATGTACGCGCACTCGGGGGAGCACCACCTGTTCCGCTGTAATGTGTGCGAGTTGCACTTCAAAGAGTCGTCAGAGCTGCTGCAGCACCCGTGCACGCCGAGTGGCGAGCGGCCCTTCCGCTGCGGCGAGTGCCAGAAGGCCTTTAAGCGACCCTCGGACCTGCGGCAGCATGAGCGCACACACAGCGCTGAGCGGCCCTTCAAGTGCGATCTGTGCCCCATGGGATTCAAGCAGCAGTACGCGCTGATGCGGCACCGGCGCACGCACAAGAGCGAGGAGCCCTTCAAGTGTGGCCTGTGTGAGAAGGGCTTTGGGCAGCCCAGCCACCTGCTCTACCACCAGCACGTGCACACCCTTGAGACTCTCTTCAAGTGCCCCGTGTGCCAGAAGGGCTTCGACCAGTCAGCGGAGCTGCTGCGGCACAAGTGCCTGCCGGGCGCAGCTGAGCGGCCCTTCAAGTGCCCGGTGTGCAGCAAGGCCTACAAGCGGGCGTCGGCCCTGCAAAAGCACCAGCTCGCACACTGCTCGGCAGCTGAGAAGCCCCTGCGTTGCACCCTGTGTGAGCGCCGCTTCTTCTCGTCCTCGGAGTTCGTGCAGCACCGCTGCGACCCAGCCCGTGAGAAGCCCCTCAAGTGCCCAGACTGCGAGAAGCGTTTCAAGTATGCCTCGGACCTGCAGCGGCACCGGCGCGTGCACACGGGCGAGAAGCCCTACAAGTGTCCCAACTGTGACAAAGCCTTCAAGCAGCGTGAGCACCTCAATAAGCACCAGGGTGTGCATGCCCGTGAGCAGCAGTTCAAGTGCGTGTGGTGTGGCGAGCGCTTCCTGGACGTGGGCCTGCTGCAGGAGCACAGTGCGCAGCATAGCGCTGCGGCTGCTGCGGCGGAGGGCGCCTACCAGGTAGCCGCCTGCTTGCCCTGA